The window ACATTGGAAGAGGGGTCATAATGTAGCAAGGAAAAATATGACTGCTCCCTAGAGCTTTAGAAATTGCTGCCACATCGAATCATTTGCGCTGATAACAGTTGTTGCCgcaaacacataaaaagcatttttgggcaaaatCATTTCAGAATATGCACAACAGACGTTAGCAGTGTGACAGGTGTTTAATGGAAATGTTATACTCACGCCGTAGACCATTGAGGAAATGTCACTGTGATGGACTGAGTCCTATGTTTCCTCCATGTGGCCCCTTGGGGTTGTGCACATTTTCAGCCAGCATTTATCTATGGTTCTGCTTCATTCATGGACGATGAACAAAAACcggttgattaaaaaaaaatgacaaagaccaatatttttataaaggaAACAATCTGGCCTCACATTTAAACTTCATTAGCATAATAAAGGCAGAAGAAGATTAGCGTGGGCAGTGATTAAAATGACTGCAGCAGTTGTGATATCACGGATCAGTTATTTTTGTTGAGTCATTAAAACTGAAGCCAGTGTCAGTACAATACCGCCTCAAACACTAAGCCTTCATGAACATGAAACATGGCTATAGAAGTGAATGTTTTTCATTCTGGAAGTGCTGCAGGGACTTATGTTTTTAAGTTAGCCTTTAAGCAATGCCTGTAGGCTGTTTTaaatgggtttttgttaaatggcTAAAATAAGGTCTGCCGTTAATACAGACTCAAGATATTTCATTCAATATCAGGAAAAcctattgttttgttgttgaaaatgCAGTTTGCTGAAGCCTAAATAGGActgcaacctggtctcataaaaatacgtacctATGTGCaacaatgtttttatgtaccttactgcatgttttgccCCAGTTTCAATGAGAAATGTCCATTGAATGGAATTAAAACACAGTGGCACTAAACGTTATTAGGttgatataggtacatattacagtgttttattacattaaatatccggggactgttgctaaaagtcaatgctctatcatgttggaaatatgttCTACATCTAATCcaacttttttgaaaatttaccagattaacaaatgcaaaactgatacaGAAAGGCATTTGCTGTTGTAACCATGTCATTTCACcttccttttatgcagatttgaactatTTTGTCAAAGGTTGATAAACGGTATTCAAACCAGAGCTCCTCACCTCTCAAGTACATAACCATACTCTGGAGGCTACCATCAATGAAAAGCAACAGATAttaagctggatatgtgtgatgctaacgttcaaaagcatcagttttcaaatatcccagcatattaatattgttttgaactCACATGATATTCCTCAAGTAATTATGTGAAAATTACTCTATTACACTGTAAAcagtgcacccaggtacgtttatgccatgagaccagataGTTAATCATGCTCAAATTATTGTAATGCGAACTTTCTgggaaaatgcattttcaaataaagaCTAAAAGACTGCGTTGTTGTATACTTAGTGGTCTACTTAGTATACTTAGTGGTGGTGTAGTGCATTTCTATGTTTAGCATTTTACCTTTGGCTTTGTATTTAGacttcaaaaattaaatagtgtTCATTTGTAAAGATTAATATAATGAACAAAATGTGTAAGAACTATAAACGTGTtggagttgttgtttttttgcacaataatccaaaagtcagtggaaaaaataatattggcTGCTTTTTGTTGAGGGATCTGGGTTGGCCTACAAAAACATGGCATCACTGTAGCACTCTCTGGAGAATGCTGGGTTAAAAACAACCCTggttaaaatatagaaaaactcAGGAATTAGGTTGTTTTGACCCAGCAgttgtgttaaatgtttaactcAATCTTCTGGGTAGTAACCCAACTTCTGTGTCAAACAACTTAGTTCCTGGGTttgtatttaacccagcatttttcatctgtttttgtaGCTTGGGACTTTTTGCATTATCTTATTCTATTCACATAAACAGTAACATATGATATATCTTCCATAACTCTTTGCTAATAATATTTCTGCCAAATCAAGGTCATTTAGCTGTGAATATAGACTAGCCATTTCAGAAGtctcattataaatgcattaaaggtTGATCTTTTTGCAGTcaagttaaaatataatttattttaaagtcacttGTGTCCTGCCTCGTATTTCTTTCATAAGTTTGCTTCTGTTTCTTTAATTCAATGAAATAATGACATCcactttcattaaatatttgcataaagcTTATTTGACAGTAAGCGGCAGTGTTCGCACtggggaaaaaattatttgtagtCAAATACACTTATGTTGACGTTCGGAGTAGCCTTACTGAAATTTGTACAGTGTGCATATAGTTTCGTTTACTTTATTGatgtgtttcatttaatttatagatCAAAGATCATATTAATTGTTGGAAGGGGATCATAGTATTGCATTAACATTGCAGAAATCATGctcaaaaaatgttaacatgctCCTTGAAGGTATGTGAATGGCTAATGCATTAGAATGCATGAATTTTAATGTCTGTTCAATTAATATTCAGAACAAATAGCATTGAGAGGGCTGCTGGCTCATTTGACTCCATTAAGTCTGTATTTCGCCAATTACAGTTAAGCTTTAGAAAGATTCTGTAGCCTTGGGACTGAGCATCTACAAGCTGGAAGATAAATTTACTGACTCATTCTGCTTTTCGTTTTTGCCTCAAAGGCAGAAGAGTTAAGTGTTGCTACGAGATTACTTGGTAATGGGCTTTGGCATTGATTCAAAAATTCACTCGGTTACTGTAGAGACCTTATTTAGTTCCACCGTATCTCACAGGTACATTGCTTTTCACATCCAAATGATAAAATTTGTTCAGGCTTTCTATAATTGGTCTGAAGTTAAAAGGCTCAACCAACTTGACCTTTCTGTGATTGAGGGCAATAAGTTGTTGCTCAAAATATATGCTCAGCATTGTGGGCATTATTTTGACAGTCCAGTCACCCAGTGTGGGCTCTTGAGGGGATTCAGTGTGATTAGTTCTGTCCATCTTGATCAACAGTAAAAGGTTTCAGTGGCAGCACTGAATAAatgattaacacacacacacacacattggtatttgttgtttatgaggactctccataatggtttttactgtacaaactgtatgtgctttTGGCCTACACCAACCAAGTACCCTCAACAGGAAACTACAGCCATTTTGgatttttcaaaaaagaaaaacactatttaatatgtttttacattgccaGTGTCCTCATAtaccaccttcaaattgtaatacctctgccatgcccatgtcattaaacacgTAAACCACAATTGCCCCACAGTAACTCTTTTCAGTACTCAGTCACAGAGAGTTTGAGCAGAGTGGACCGGCAACAATTTCCCTCCGAGCTCCTAGCATTTAATAATCACTCCACTCCAGCTCCATTCCAGCATTTCTCGCTCCCACTCCACGTGCTCAGCTGATCAGAAACGCCTTCATAGTAACTACtgaaattaaccatggttttactgCAACCATGAATTAGCTATAGTTTTTGTAGAAAACCATACTAAAAAGCCATCTTAGGTGTATAtgaatttcttctttcagaagaacaaagtcagagtttttcattttatttatcctCCTCtaccaagcttggtaatgcggTAGATAGcgaccattattttaaagctcagcAAGTACTGCGATGTGAAACTAACCTACATGCCTTCGGGTTtgcatattgaacctgtgttttagagcCACTTAGtggatatttttctttaaaactgtgGTGAAAAGTGCAGTAAGGTAcgtaaaaatgtttcacaaaaagtgcacagaggcacgtatttttatgagaccaggttgaaaaaacactgcaagcttttattcatttttacaagaCACAGCCTTTTTGCCAAATCCATTTGGTACAAATTATGGAGGTTACAGTTCTGTTACAAAAACTCTCTTTCACACTGTCAGAAAATATGTTGTAGTGTTGTGTTCATAATAATAGAGAGTGAGAGTACCCtaaggtactaatatgcacTCTTAAAGGGGTAAAGAAGATACAAAGGTATCTCTTAGAGAATTATGCCCAAGTGATAAGCTGCTGTACCCCTAAAGCTAAAGAATCTGCACATTCTTTTGCATGCCCCATATTTCTACCAAATGGATTTGGCATGAGGCAAAGAAGGCTGTGCACTGTAAAAGGAATAATAGTTTGTGGTTTAAACACATTAAGCAATTGTGTtgcttttataaatttattttaataaaagtagtTCAGATATTGAGTTTCCCAAAATAAAAGAAGCTTTTATTTGAAGCAAAGTTTTGTAAAAGTTTGGTAGAGGTTGCTCAGAGGTTGGTCTCAGAGGTTGAACTGGCATGGAAATTGAATGAGGATTTCAACAATGTCAGTGAATTATAATGAGAGcactgtgtggaaaaaaaaaagtatttattgcGCATTTGgagttttgtgtttaatgttaatgttcaGAATGCCATAGACAGATATCTGCAGTTTATATTCGTGCACAGTATGCAGGTTTTATGCATGCATAGAATGTACAGATAATCCGCTTACTCTGCAGTTCAAATGTGTGGCATCagtaagatttaaaataataataataataatgcttttattcagcaaaacaaATGTTAGAATGAATAATGGTTACTGTAAAGATGCTAAAAATGCTTatgctttgcataaaaatataaagccaAATTTAAGTAATATTGTCTGATTTGCCTTTATAggaatgcatgtatttataaactcatatttcaaacaaatgttgtCCAGTAGACAATGTTTGAATGGACGAAAATTAGCCATTGTGCAATGTTAGCATATGGTTATTGTCATCTGCTAAATAGTAACATTAACTGATTTTTCTAAATAACAGCAATGCTAGAacaataaaaacctaaaaaaacttggtattattttctttccattCTTCACTCTCCCTTCCCccttctctcttgctctctcccAAATGTCTCCAGTAATTTATTCGCTCGTGTGGCCATGTGTCCTTATTTCTGACTTTGCAGATGCTGACAGTAATATTAACACTGTGATTTGAGTCATCCGCAGTAGATGATTTCCAATGACGTGAGTTCTTTAGTTAATCTCGTGCCTGTGAAGGTCAGTTCGGTGTTtacaaagtgcatttaaatgtgcttATGAAACATAATGGCTAAAGCAGGGAGGTAGTAAAGCATGCATGTGTTTCTACTCAGGTTCACTTGGGAGCCCTAGGTCTTTCCTGCCTGATGCTGCAGTATAGTAAATATATAGTTAACCTCTTTAAGGTAATGTTTTGTGCATGCTTCAGTGGACGGATAACTTGTTTGCATTTAAACTTGTATGTATCTAGAaccaaatatatgtgtatgGCTACTTTACCACAAATGCTAAAGAAATAATTATGATTGACTGAGTGCAACCTGATAGGACTCCAAATTGATGTTCAAATACACGTTCTTTGCACATAATTGTGGAGCATGCAGATATGCATGCTTATTTCTCAGGATTCTCATCATGAGAAGAACATTGCATGTTCATGCGTtcttttttggtcttttttgctcttctgtgatttattcatttgtttgtggtCGGCCTGATTTATTGGCTGAACACAAGGTAAAGTCTCTTTAGGATGTCTTTGCGTTGACCATGAAGTGTTCTCAGGGTCAAGCATAAAGTAACTACACCTCTGTGTCTATTTCTTGCTAGTTAGAGGCAGTTTTGACTGtcaggaaataaaaatgaatcacgTCACTAAACAAAGCCAGCTGTTTTTGCTGGATTCgcagtgtttctgtttttgtgtgtggcaGCAACTCTTCCATACCGAGAGAAGAGTAAATGCATTGAGCAAACTCATGCCATGAGGTTAGGGGAAAGGAATGGGCAAACGTCCACATCTGCGTGATTTCAGCTGTCATTAGACTGAAACCGATCCATGGCAATGAATTGGCTGAGTGGATGGAGGACCTCAAAGTGATTAAGAATGATGCAACAAGCACAGATAGCAGTGGTTTTAGTCAGTGGCTTGAGAGCTGGCAGACTAGCTTCCTCCTGTCTGAAACTCAAGTATCTGTCTGTGTCAAGTTCAAGTGAATTTAATTACGATTATGATTCCAGCGAGCACCTTGTTCATCATGCAGCTGCAGCTGAAAGAATTCTTCGCTGTGTGATGCAATAGCGCTGCTCCAGACAAATAGCAGACGCCAAGACCAGGTTCTATCaaattttattgtcttttttaaatttattttttaaataccaacAATTTGGACCCACAACACAGTTTCAAAGCAGGGTGAACTAACTCAAATTTGaagtaaataatgatttaagCAGGAACAACTGGAGTATTTTGTTATGGAGGTATTGTGCTTTCAGAAGTACACAGAATCCACAAACGAATCATATAACTATTTCAACATATGTTtcatataaacattaatctACAATGAATctacatttaacattattacataAGGATCACAGATTTAAAAGTATGGGGGATATTGGTTGTTCATAATGAGGTCTTGCTGGCCAATCTTTACCACATAAAAAGTTATTGATGGTAATTAGTAGTATTTTAAGGCAAACTGAGACATAGCATATCCTTCTCTCATGACTTCATGCTTAGTGACAAATATATTGACCTTGCTGACCTTTGTTGACCTTTTACTTACTATTAAGTTGCAATCACATTAGTGATCATCTCAGGCAAATAGTTAAAAGTATAGATATGCATGAAACATCACTCACACAGAGgtcactttcaaaccaaaaAAGCTTTCTGTTGCTAATTTCTGTCTTATAATGTCTACTTGAGGAAACGTGACTGGATTTTGAGCATGTAATTTTGCTCAACCACACTTTCATAAGGAGTCAATTTAAATATCCTAATTACCATATCATGTTGTTTTGATTGATGCTAACCATTCCCTAAAgcacatttgaattaaaacaatgtCGACACACCAATTAGAAATGAAAGATATTTAAAGATACaacaaacatttcagttgttATCTATTCAGATGCACTGGACTGCCTTGTCTCTTTAGATACCTATATTTGATATCTGAATATGTAAGACAAGAAATGTATTGATTGGCATGTTCATGAAACATTGGGGAACTAGTAAAAACTTTAacttaatgtaaattaaattattctaTTTGTATAACCAAATATGTAATTGTGCTTACAACTGCTCAAAGTAGGCTGCCTCTGTGatcatttttcttaaaactaATGCCATAAACTTTTAGCCAAAATAACGGCTAAAAGTATCAGTATAATTGGTAAGCCCCTTTAGCTGCTGTTGCTCACTCTGACAAACAAAATTGCTATTGTCTTAAAATGACGGCTGACAGTGTCCTAAAACCTTGTCCTAAGATGTGTTTAATcaattttggacacagaaagacCATCATTTAAGTTGCCATCAAAAAGggatatatgaaatatttaaaaataaatatgtaaaaatacagatcACAATCCAAATAATATATCCTGGATCAACACTTTTCATTAAGTTAATTTACATTTCACTGGTTGGAGAGGCACTGAAATGTAAGCCTTTGTTTATGTGCTTTTGACTTACACTGTACATGATGTGAGAAGAGTTCGTTATTTATGCTTATCTTTAGCACTGGCTCActaactttaacatttaaaccaGTGATACCTTGCTTAAGCAGATGAAAATTATAACTTCATTGGGGGTATGGCAtccagaaaatgaaaattttattttccattggTATTAGAGTTGAATGCTTAGGACATTTTGTTTGAGTTTAGGAAATGTAATCAAATGTATCCTATTGCCTATCCGCTCTGGATACCTTGAATCAGTGTTACAAGTATCCCGGCATATTGTTTTTCCATATTTGTAGCATTACACCATCAAATCAGTGAAAGCTTCAGATCTTCCCATGTTTCTCTATGGCACTGAAATTTTGATGTCCTAGTTCCTGTGCAACTGCTACTCAACTGCCATTGACTCATCTGCGCTTGAGGGAAGGGGCTTAGCTCTAATAGAAAGCTCTGGCAACACTATGATGGTCCCTTTGTACAGTTTaatgacaataagtaactttgcacctgcAAGTcaaataactttcattaaaatattcatacacCGCCTGATTAATACCTGCTAAATCTTTATTGTGATAatctcccaacagacattctgCTGACTATAGGTAACTTTGCAAGAACATGTTAATTTATTCCAACCCTAatcctaccagtctactaatctGATGAAAGTTAGTGTATGTGTGGGTGCAACGTTACTAATAGTCAACGAAATGTGTTAaaaggaccatcaaaataaagtgaaaccaaaatTCTTAGCTAAAAACTTTCTCTGATATTTAGAGAGCTCTTAGTGGCAAGATAAAAAAGTTTTGTGAACATGGGCCCAGGTTTGGAGATATCCCTTTAAACTCTAACACTCTCAGTGAATATCCTCTCACAGAGTGGTTGTACGAGACGTACAGGTTCCGTTACGAAACACCATTTCGGAGGCCAAGCACTCCTTTGGAAAGTCCGGTGGGCCGCATGTGGTCTGACGCCGCAGGGCCACAGCACAGTAGTCAACCTGCTCAGCATCCAGTCCGTTCTCCAGCCAGCGAAAGCAAATGATACGCTGAAACGAGCGGCGGAAGTTGTCCGACACGAATCCGTAAAGAATGGGGTTGGCTCCGCTGTTAGCATAGCTAAGAATGACAAATAGCTGAGTCACCATGGGGTCCGGCGGCTTGCGGAACACACTAATCAGCTGCACAATATAAAACGGCATCCAGCAGAGCACAAAAACGGCCACCACCAGCAGCACCATGCGCGTGATCTTCTTTTCAGAGCGCCGCCGCTGCAGCCAGCCCGCTTTCAGACCCACCGCTCGCATGCGCACCACGATCAAGCAGTAGCACAGGCAGATGGCAGCCACGGGGAGCAAGAAACCAAGGAGGAACGTGTAGACCACAAATGCTTCTGACCATGAGGACTCGGGCCATAGGAAGTTGCAGTCCACTCCTCCGTCCTGCGCCGGACCGTGTCGCGAAGATGATGATGGGCAGAATAACGAGCAGCGAAAGCCCCACACGCAAACGTTGACCACTTTGGCGACGGTCGGGCGACGGTAGCGAGCCGCTTTGATCGGGTGCACCACTGCGATGTAGCGGTCCACGCTCAGCACGGTCAGGCAGAAGATGCTGGTGAACATGTTGATGCCGTCCACGCTGAGAACCAAACGACACATGAGCGAGCCAAACGGCCAGTGATGCACCGCGGCCGAGGTCGCCAGGAAAGGGACGCTCAACATAAAGAGTTCATCCGCAATGGCGAGATTGAGAATGTAGATGTTGGTGGCCGTCTTCATCTTGGCGTACTTCAGGATGACATAGATGACCATGGCGTTTCCTGTGACACCGATGCAGCACACCAGGGCATAGATGGAGGGGATGATGATCTTGCTGGCATCGGGTTCGGGTTCATAATACTCATAATCGCCGGTAGAGTTGAACGGTAGGCCAGTTGAGAACATGAAGCTCTCGCTGCCATTGTATCCAGCAAGCTCTGccattttttgttgtattggcttgtattttttgatgttttgcacccaaatcagtttttttatataagcgACTTCCAAAAGTCAGTGTCTCAAACGGTCAGACATTTCTCCGACCTTCAAGTGTCCTTGAAACCAATAAGCAGGTACTTCGACAGCTTCACGTGGGTCTCATGTCCATCACCTAAGGGACTCCAGTTCCTTCAGAACGCAGAGATAATAAGCAGAAAAATTGGAATCCGAAGGCGAAATTGTTGCATCTGCAGAATTCTGAGCATGAGCATTCCTCTTCGATTCCTAACCAAACCTGTTCTCATCTATGAGAGTGTGCAGGTGTTGAAGGGCATGGCTCGCTGAGCATCATTCAACTTCTCATTCTTGGCAGAGGGAAGGCATTCCAgctcattaaaaagaaattgagTCTGTGAATCAAAGTATTACGACGTTACTCTCCATGCACTCTTGCCGCAAGAACAGCCTCCCAGTAGAGAAGGTGATCCACGGCATACTGTTAAATCAAGATTAGTTCATCTGGAGTTGAAGCTGTTCTATCGTACCGTCTTAAAAGAGTGATAGTTAGAGGAGTTTAGCTCTAATATATTTAGTTCGCTTTGTTTTGCTGGTATTCCTGTGTTGCAGGTGTCATTAAGATCtataaacagaaaagaaaaaacatgttaaatacaGGCACTGATGgctataaaaaagtgaaaatatctaaacatccttaacCTTCACCTGTTTCAGCCATTTTTCCCAAATTGCAAGTTAATTTtccaaagttttatttttatatcttgttatagttgtggtgttcccaatcaaaaaatacaaatttcttatgttatattattaaataaaaatgactgattgattgattttaccAAATATTggattcaatattttttctattagttttctttaaattagcACAGATTTTATTGTCCATTTCAGAACTGATTGATCATTGGCCCCATTGAACTGAGAGCTTATGCACTTtagataaatagattttaatacaAACAAACTAGTCAATTTCAAAgattgatttttgcattttaaacacagcacaAGAGTTAAAATTCAGACCTTTTTGTTTCCGATAATTACagtttatttgtcttttaaaaccacaaatcccagacttttttttttggaaaatatctacaaaaaacataaaatttatgCTAAAAAAGAATCACTTGCTAGAATTAATTGCAATTTGTAGtaaataattagtaatttattatatttaaagaatgtttaaGAACTTTTCACCAAAACAGTGATTTTACAGATTATTTCAAGAAAGCTGTTCATccctgtctgagtgtgtgtgtgtctgcatatCATTTTGCCCTGGATATAAACTGGATTCAGAGATTAGAAGTGAGATATATTTGTCATCCGTGTCATTTTGGATGTAAGAGCGCAAAGCGAGTGTGTCCTAAAGCTCTCTCAGCCATCCCCTCTTCAATTAGAAGACATGACGATGCAGAGACACCTTTGATTTCAATCTGTTTGCTCACAAAGAGCAAACATCCTGCTGCAGGACTCAACCGTGGTGATGCCAACTAAATGAGAAAGTAATGAAAAGGAGAGGACAGAAAACACTAACCCCTGCACCTCCTCACAGCTCGAGCCAGGCAGCCAGTGCCCCTGATCATCCAAAAGGCAAATGCAGTGTTAAGCACAAATCTGGTAAGCTAATAACACGAATGGCTGGAATACAAATGGCTTTGTGCTCGCCCCAGCAATGTGTAAAAACAGCTAATGTTCAAGAAAACATCACTGTGAGCAGAATTTTGAACACAGGAGCCCAGATAATAATAAAGCCGCTTCTCTCCCCTGCCATTCAATTTTACAGTTTCAAGCAGAGAGAGATATAGATCTGTATTTGGGAAGATGGAACATTTTGCTAAAACTAGATAAGTCCAAGCACCCAGTTGTGTTATTGCTAATAACAATTGCTCTTGTGTTTTTTCCTGGGGActttttaaagcctttttaaaCCAGAATCGGTCTAAATTGTACCTGTATTTATAGCCCACGTGTATTTTCATTTAGGAAAATTACTACACAAGTAACTTGCCCTGAAAAAGAACCTGATTCTCTGCCTTCAGtacttttcaaatgaaaaaatcatttactgaATTGGTACTGAACTAAATCGATTCAGCTCTGAATACTGACGATATAGTCTTCTGCCGTCTTTgaaattatttctaattaataAACTTTGGGACACTGACACTGTTATTAATCTAActtaattcatatattttacatcatgGCTGCTTTCTGTTTACAGcgattttatataaatataatcagtTTGGTACGTACTCTGCTTTAATAATGCATACTTAACCTCTGTGTATCAAATGGACATGAAATTGCATTATCTACAAAGCATTTCTAACCCCTCTCACCCGGTAAATAGTGCATTCACGGCTGTAATCTCCATACAGACACCTGCTGATGCCAAAGCAAAAGGCTTTTTATGACGTAATGGGCATTTCTTGTCTGTCTGTGatgtgcttttcttttcatataGGAGAAGACATGCTAGAAGGTTTAAAGAAGCATGGGATGGATGAGAAATGAAGATGATACTAAAAAGCGAGGAGAATATATAATAGGAAAgcgaagagaagagaaaagagtgACAGGGGATATGGACCTTGAACAGATACACAAAAAGCAAGAACCAGCAGGAGCAGGGAACACAGTAGGATTGTGAAAGAGGAGCAGGTCACGGGTGGACCGACTCACACATACAACCGAGAGTGAATGAAGACATGCTGGAGGAGCTCATGATGAAAGACAGAAGATCAAGGGAgggaaaagaaggaaagagaatAAGTGAGAATGGGTTCACAGTGGAGAGAAAACTCCATCACTGTtctctgacattttcctccGGCTCCAGAGtttctctcctctctcgcttctctctctctctctctgaaataGTGACACATTAATAATGTGACTGGAAGAGGAGGCACATGAAAATTGGGTGTAGCTGGTCAATGACAAATAAGGATATCTGAGAGGATGAACATGAGAAATCCAAAAATCTAGTTTAACAGttcaaagtttttctttttttttgtgtgtgtgtgtgggggggggggATTTAGCCATCAAGTagatttttatgatttcattaTAGCGTTTCATTAAACTCATAACCCCCCTGCAGTGCATTCACAAACCCTACTTGGGAAACC is drawn from Puntigrus tetrazona isolate hp1 chromosome 7, ASM1883169v1, whole genome shotgun sequence and contains these coding sequences:
- the sstr1b gene encoding LOW QUALITY PROTEIN: somatostatin receptor type 1 (The sequence of the model RefSeq protein was modified relative to this genomic sequence to represent the inferred CDS: inserted 3 bases in 2 codons), which gives rise to MAELAGYNGSESFMFSTGLPFNSTGDYEYYEPEPDASKIIIPSIYALVCCIGVTGNAMVIYVILKYAKMKTATNIYILNLAIADELFMLSVPFLATSAAVHHWPFGSLMCRLVLSVDGINMFTSIFCLTVLSVDRYIAVVHPIKAARYRRPTVAKVVNVCVWGFXLLVILPIIIFATRXPAQDGGVDCNFLWPESSWSEAFVVYTFLLGFLLPVAAICLCYCLIVVRMRAVGLKAGWLQRRRSEKKITRMVLLVVAVFVLCWMPFYIVQLISVFRKPPDPMVTQLFVILSYANSGANPILYGFVSDNFRRSFQRIICFRWLENGLDAEQVDYCAVALRRQTTCGPPDFPKECLASEMVFRNGTCTSRTTTL